One stretch of Clupea harengus chromosome 2, Ch_v2.0.2, whole genome shotgun sequence DNA includes these proteins:
- the nck2a gene encoding cytoplasmic protein NCK2a gives MTEEVIVIAKWDYTAQQDQELDIRKNERLWLLDDSKTWWRVRNAGNRTGYVPSNYVERKNSLKKGSLVKNLKDTLGKMQVSSQQITCN, from the coding sequence ATGACAGAGGAGGTGATTGTTATAGCCAAGTGGGACTACACGGCCCAGCAGGACCAGGAACTTGACATCCGGAAAAACGAGCGCCTCTGGCTCCTGGACGACTCCAAGACGTGGTGGCGGGTACGGAACGCCGGCAACCGCACCGGCTACGTCCCATCCAACTACGTGGAGCGCAAGAACAGCTTGAAGAAAGGGTCGCTGGTGAAGAACTTGAAAGACACTCTTGGTAAGATGCAGGTTTCCTCTCAGCAGATAACCTGTAACTAA
- the LOC105893364 gene encoding otospiralin-like translates to MSSLCTLLAVCMLLVGPYWLSGAEEMTASQETKGERLARGKRSMPNWNLWASDFYGWVQELQAQAGYDTLQDLARTYWAHFPIASYLGYESGPEPVEAEED, encoded by the exons ATGTCTAGTCTCTGTACCCTGCTGGCTGTCTGCATGTTACTGGTGGGACCTTACTGGTTATCAG GAGCAGAGGAAATGACTGCTTCACAGGAGACTAAAG GGGAGCGTCTGGCACGTGGCAAGCGCAGCATGCCCAACTGGAACCTGTGGGCCTCGGACTTCTACGGCTGGGTCCAGGAGCTCCAAGCCCAGGCCGGCTACGACACGCTGCAGGACCTGGCCCGAACCTACTGGGCCCACTTCCCCATCGCCAGCTACCTGGGCTACGAGTCCGGTCCGGAGCCAGTGGAAGCAGAGGAAGATTGA
- the ecrg4a gene encoding augurin-A — protein sequence MASLSFCLRLLAITALMATLALTDASSEDVLKRILKKREVAGSEMPSSSVVMPSSKAMQFLAALKRPKRNLWDRSRPDVQQWIQQFMLMGYDEARLETDLAYWKDQSQANDQGRQHHYDENAALGPRSATGYRHGANVNYDYY from the exons ATGGCTTCTCTCAGCTTCTGTCTGCGACTGCTAGCGATCACGGCTTTGATGGCCACACTGGCACTCACAG ATGCCTCAAGTGAAGATGTCCTGAAAAGAATCCTGAAGAAGCGAGAAG TGGCAGGCAGTGAAATGCCCTCCTCCAGTGTGGTGATGCCCTCCTCCAAAGCCATGCAGTTCCTGGCCGCCCTCAAGAGACCCAAGAGGAACCTGTGGGACCGCAGCCGGCCCGACGTGCAGCAGTGGATCCAGCAGTTCATGCTCATGGGCTACGATGAAGCG AGGCTGGAAACTGACCTTGCCTATTGGAAGGACCAATCGCAGGCCAACGACCAGGGCAGGCAGCACCACTATGACGAGAATGCCGCGTTGGGTCCACGCTCGGCCACTGGCTACAGACATGGGGCCAACGTCAATTACGACTACTATTAA